From a region of the Myroides sp. JBRI-B21084 genome:
- a CDS encoding NifU family protein yields the protein MFKINIKATQNPAIIKFEFPDFISYGSNFEFKNIDETENSPLARQLFYLPFVKTVYISGNFVAVERFSIVEWEDVQDDVKTQIEDFVTNGGKVLIETSNETIKKIPVTVYGETTPNPGVLKFVANKPLTKTAVEFKNIDEAKPSPLAIELFKLPYVKEVFIDENYVSITKFDAYQWDEISIEVRSFIKQFIENGGTVIDESLITQTKEHEQQQDTYFDNLDVTSQQIINILEEYVKPAVQSDGGNITFENYNDATKKVTVTLKGACSGCPSSTFTLKNGIENMLREMLQNNEIVVEALNG from the coding sequence ATGTTTAAAATAAATATAAAAGCTACTCAAAACCCAGCAATCATTAAGTTTGAATTTCCAGATTTTATAAGCTATGGAAGCAATTTTGAGTTTAAAAACATAGATGAAACAGAAAATTCACCTTTGGCACGCCAACTTTTTTACCTTCCTTTTGTAAAAACAGTGTACATTTCTGGAAATTTTGTTGCTGTTGAACGTTTTTCTATTGTTGAATGGGAAGATGTACAAGACGATGTTAAAACCCAAATAGAAGATTTTGTTACAAACGGAGGTAAAGTTTTAATTGAAACTTCAAATGAAACTATTAAAAAAATTCCTGTAACGGTTTACGGTGAAACAACACCTAACCCTGGAGTTTTAAAATTTGTAGCCAACAAACCACTTACTAAAACGGCTGTTGAATTTAAAAATATCGACGAAGCCAAACCATCGCCACTTGCCATTGAACTTTTTAAATTACCATATGTAAAAGAGGTGTTCATTGATGAAAATTATGTTTCAATCACAAAATTCGATGCCTATCAATGGGATGAAATTTCAATTGAAGTACGTTCATTCATAAAACAATTTATTGAAAACGGCGGTACAGTGATCGACGAAAGTCTAATTACACAAACTAAAGAACACGAACAACAACAAGATACCTATTTTGATAATTTAGATGTAACATCGCAACAAATTATAAATATATTAGAAGAATATGTAAAACCCGCAGTGCAATCAGACGGTGGTAATATTACATTTGAAAATTACAACGATGCTACTAAAAAAGTTACAGTTACATTAAAAGGTGCATGTAGTGGTTGTCCTTCATCAACCTTTACACTTAAAAACGGAATTGAAAACATGCTGCGTGAAATGCTTCAAAATAACGAAATTGTTGTTGAAGCTTTAAACGGATAA
- a CDS encoding PorP/SprF family type IX secretion system membrane protein yields the protein MNIFTKSLLVVISSLFVSQISNAQEGVSVYQDYLTDNYFLIHPSMAGIANCAKVRLTARQQWFGEKDAPALQTASFNTSISERSGIGFVAFNDRNGYHKQAGARLTYAHHITFSRSDYDLNKLSFGISGGLVNSQLDQSEWGNVFDPSVNGSELKYNYFNVDIGASYHFLDFYAHGTVKNVITSDREIYSTVESDNLRKFIVSTGYVFAKNRGYRSYRDQGFSWEPSMLFQYIEKTQETMLDVNLKMYKEFANGQFFAGLSYRTMFEGADYVKDADGQPKKQNYNSFSPILGVKFKNIMVGYTYTHQIGNVLYNNGFHQLTLGFNFLCKESNYKCNCPSVNF from the coding sequence ATGAATATATTTACTAAATCTTTATTAGTTGTTATATCTTCATTATTTGTGTCGCAAATAAGTAACGCACAAGAAGGAGTGTCTGTTTATCAAGATTATCTTACAGATAATTATTTTTTAATACACCCTTCTATGGCAGGTATAGCAAATTGTGCTAAAGTTCGTTTAACAGCGCGCCAACAATGGTTTGGCGAAAAAGATGCGCCTGCTTTACAAACTGCAAGTTTTAATACATCTATATCAGAAAGATCGGGTATAGGTTTTGTTGCTTTTAATGATAGAAATGGATATCATAAGCAAGCTGGTGCAAGATTAACTTACGCGCACCATATTACATTTTCACGTAGCGATTATGATTTAAACAAATTATCGTTTGGTATTAGCGGTGGTTTAGTTAATTCACAATTAGATCAATCTGAATGGGGTAATGTTTTTGATCCATCTGTAAATGGTTCAGAATTAAAGTACAATTATTTTAATGTAGATATTGGTGCTTCTTATCACTTTTTAGATTTTTACGCACACGGTACTGTAAAAAATGTTATTACTTCTGATCGTGAAATTTATTCTACGGTTGAAAGTGATAATCTTCGCAAATTTATTGTATCTACTGGATATGTTTTTGCAAAAAACAGAGGGTATCGTTCATATCGTGATCAAGGTTTTTCTTGGGAACCATCGATGTTGTTTCAGTACATTGAAAAAACGCAAGAAACTATGTTGGATGTAAATTTAAAAATGTATAAAGAATTCGCTAACGGTCAGTTTTTTGCAGGACTTTCTTACCGAACTATGTTTGAAGGTGCTGATTATGTAAAAGATGCCGATGGACAGCCTAAAAAGCAAAATTATAATTCGTTTTCTCCAATTTTAGGAGTTAAGTTTAAAAACATTATGGTTGGTTATACCTATACACACCAAATTGGCAATGTTTTATATAACAACGGTTTTCACCAACTTACCCTTGGCTTTAACTTCTTGTGCAAAGAAAGTAATTACAAATGTAACTGCCCGTCAGTTAACTTTTAA
- a CDS encoding gamma carbonic anhydrase family protein has protein sequence MALIKSIKGKAPKYPENCFIAENATVIGDVEMGDNCSVWYNAVLRGDVHFIKLGNKVNVQDNAVIHCTYQKHATIIGNNVSIGHNAVVHGCTIHDNVLIGMGAIVMDNCTVHSNVIVAAGAVVTQNMELLPNGIYAGIPAKRVKELEASAFAGEIERISNNYVLYSSWQ, from the coding sequence ATGGCGTTAATTAAATCTATAAAAGGTAAAGCTCCTAAATATCCTGAAAATTGCTTTATAGCAGAAAATGCAACGGTTATTGGCGATGTTGAAATGGGAGATAATTGCAGTGTGTGGTATAATGCTGTTTTACGTGGAGATGTGCATTTTATTAAATTAGGTAATAAAGTAAACGTACAAGATAATGCAGTGATACACTGTACATATCAAAAGCATGCTACAATAATTGGTAACAATGTGTCAATTGGACATAATGCTGTTGTACATGGTTGTACCATACATGATAACGTTTTAATTGGTATGGGGGCAATTGTAATGGATAATTGTACCGTACATAGCAATGTTATAGTAGCAGCAGGTGCGGTAGTAACACAAAATATGGAATTGTTGCCTAATGGAATTTATGCGGGTATACCTGCAAAAAGAGTAAAAGAATTGGAAGCATCGGCATTTGCGGGTGAAATTGAACGTATTAGTAACAACTATGTCTTGTACAGCAGTTGGCAATAA
- a CDS encoding PUR family DNA/RNA-binding protein translates to MRDNEMLEKEEIFSKVLRAGRRTYFFDVRSTKADDYYVTITESKKFTEEDGSFHFKKHKIYLYKEDFTSFKEILNEMTDYVLAQKGEEVISERHQKDFKRELAGAKSFTNVEFDDF, encoded by the coding sequence ATGAGAGACAATGAAATGCTAGAAAAAGAAGAAATTTTTTCAAAGGTATTAAGAGCTGGTAGAAGAACTTATTTTTTTGATGTAAGATCTACTAAAGCAGATGATTACTACGTAACAATAACCGAAAGTAAAAAATTCACTGAAGAAGATGGATCATTCCATTTTAAAAAACACAAAATTTATTTGTATAAAGAAGATTTTACTTCTTTTAAAGAAATATTAAACGAAATGACCGATTATGTTTTAGCACAAAAAGGCGAAGAAGTTATTTCTGAAAGACATCAAAAAGATTTTAAAAGAGAGTTAGCAGGTGCTAAAAGCTTTACAAATGTTGAATTTGATGATTTTTAA
- a CDS encoding ABC transporter ATP-binding protein — protein sequence MKELQKLNKYFYKYKYRFLIGIVITIVSQIFTVFTPQYIGDAITVLEHFLKNQLTATQTKQALWHNMLLIVGTTLIAGFFTFLMRQTIIVMSRHIEFDLKNEIYNQYQKLSLDFYKKQRTGDLMSRISEDVAKVRQYVGPAIMYSINTIFRMVIVIVQMYIISPTLTWYSLIPVPFLAILMYKLSTEINRRSFAYQQNLSKLSSFSQEIFSGIRVIKAYTLENRENSAYNSATTESKNKFMRLTFTNALIGPLMILLIGISNVLIVFIGARMYINGSITEIGIIAQFILYINMLTWPIASLGWVSTMIQEADSSQKRINEFLNEVPAIQSTTSLEKQLDGKIEFKNVQFIYDDTKIQALKNISFTIEKGETVAFLGKTGSGKSTILQLISRLYDVSSGEILIDEQEIKNWNVQNLRNQIAVVPQDAFLFSDSIKNNIQFGKENATQTEIEHFAKIADVHNNIMQFEKGYETILGERGITLSGGQKQRVSIARALIKDAPVLLLDDCLSAVDTETEERILNNLTDISAQKTTIIVTHRVSSAKNADKIIILNDGEIIEQGTHNQLISKNGYYTNLYNKQLSEKDVL from the coding sequence ATGAAAGAACTTCAAAAGCTTAATAAATATTTTTATAAATACAAATATCGATTTCTAATTGGAATTGTAATAACCATTGTTTCACAAATTTTTACCGTTTTTACACCCCAATATATAGGCGATGCTATTACTGTTCTAGAACATTTTTTAAAGAACCAATTAACCGCTACCCAAACAAAACAAGCTTTATGGCATAATATGTTGCTTATTGTAGGAACAACACTTATTGCTGGTTTTTTTACATTTTTAATGCGCCAAACTATAATTGTTATGTCGCGCCATATTGAATTTGATTTAAAAAATGAAATTTACAATCAATACCAAAAACTAAGTTTAGATTTTTATAAAAAACAGCGCACTGGCGATTTAATGAGTAGAATTTCTGAAGATGTAGCCAAAGTTCGCCAATACGTTGGCCCTGCAATAATGTATTCTATAAACACTATTTTTAGAATGGTAATTGTAATTGTTCAAATGTACATTATATCACCAACACTTACTTGGTATTCATTAATACCTGTGCCTTTTTTAGCAATTTTAATGTACAAGTTAAGTACCGAAATTAACCGTAGAAGTTTTGCATACCAACAAAATTTATCTAAACTTTCATCGTTCTCACAAGAAATATTTTCAGGAATAAGAGTAATTAAAGCCTATACTTTAGAAAACCGTGAAAACAGCGCGTACAACAGCGCAACTACTGAAAGTAAAAACAAATTCATGCGTTTAACTTTTACAAATGCACTTATTGGCCCCTTAATGATTCTACTTATTGGTATAAGCAACGTACTTATTGTTTTTATAGGTGCACGCATGTACATAAACGGCAGTATTACCGAAATTGGTATAATTGCTCAATTTATTTTATACATAAATATGTTAACATGGCCTATTGCATCATTAGGTTGGGTTTCTACAATGATACAAGAAGCCGATTCATCACAAAAAAGAATCAATGAATTTTTAAACGAAGTTCCAGCAATACAATCAACCACAAGCCTAGAAAAACAATTAGATGGCAAAATTGAATTTAAAAACGTACAATTTATTTACGATGACACTAAAATTCAAGCTTTAAAAAACATATCGTTTACAATAGAAAAAGGAGAAACAGTAGCTTTTTTAGGAAAAACTGGATCGGGAAAATCAACTATATTACAATTAATTTCTAGATTATATGATGTTAGTTCAGGTGAAATTTTAATAGACGAACAAGAAATCAAAAACTGGAATGTACAAAATTTACGCAACCAAATTGCAGTTGTACCTCAAGATGCCTTTTTATTTTCAGATTCTATCAAAAACAACATTCAGTTTGGTAAAGAAAACGCAACACAAACAGAAATTGAACATTTTGCGAAAATTGCCGATGTACACAATAACATTATGCAATTTGAGAAAGGTTACGAAACCATTTTGGGCGAACGTGGTATCACATTATCGGGCGGACAAAAACAACGTGTTTCTATTGCACGTGCTTTAATTAAAGATGCTCCTGTTCTTTTACTTGATGATTGCTTATCGGCAGTTGACACCGAAACCGAAGAACGCATTTTAAACAATTTAACCGATATTTCTGCTCAAAAAACAACCATTATTGTTACTCACAGAGTATCTTCAGCCAAAAATGCCGATAAAATTATTATTTTAAACGACGGCGAAATCATTGAGCAAGGCACTCACAATCAATTAATAAGCAAAAACGGTTACTACACCAATTTATACAACAAACAATTATCAGAAAAAGATGTACTATAA
- a CDS encoding Glu/Leu/Phe/Val dehydrogenase dimerization domain-containing protein, whose amino-acid sequence MTTNTYTPEELKKIDPVFGQISFDHHEQIVFCHDKDTGLKAIIGIHNTVLGPALGGTRMWNYTSEWEALNDVLRLSRGMTYKSAISGLDLGGGKAVIIGDSKKDKNPELIKAFAKYVDSLSGRYITAEDVGTTTPDMDLIHTITPHVTGISESLGGSGNPSPVTAYGVYMGLKAATKFKFGSDDLNGKKVLVQGIGNVGETLVKHLVNAGALVTITDISQERVEEVAKKYNTEIYMGNDLYTLDVDIYAPCALGATVNNDSISKLKAQVIAGAANNQLEVEAVHGKMLQEKGIVYAPDFLINAGGIINVFGEIAKYGSDEAIRRTENIYNTTLDILNLAKDQNITPNQAAMKMAEQRIEKKKQENK is encoded by the coding sequence ATGACAACAAACACATATACTCCGGAGGAGTTAAAAAAAATTGATCCAGTTTTTGGACAAATTTCCTTTGATCACCATGAACAAATTGTATTTTGCCACGACAAAGATACTGGTTTAAAAGCAATAATTGGTATTCACAATACAGTATTAGGACCTGCTTTAGGTGGTACACGTATGTGGAATTATACTTCAGAATGGGAAGCTTTAAACGATGTATTGCGTTTGTCTCGTGGAATGACTTATAAATCAGCTATTTCAGGTTTAGATTTAGGTGGTGGTAAAGCAGTTATTATTGGCGATTCTAAAAAAGATAAAAACCCTGAATTAATTAAGGCTTTTGCTAAATACGTAGATTCATTAAGCGGTAGATATATTACTGCTGAAGATGTAGGTACTACTACACCTGATATGGATTTAATTCACACAATTACTCCACACGTAACGGGTATTTCTGAAAGTTTAGGTGGTTCTGGAAACCCTTCTCCAGTAACTGCATACGGTGTTTACATGGGTTTAAAAGCTGCTACTAAATTTAAATTTGGTTCAGACGATTTAAACGGTAAAAAAGTATTAGTACAAGGTATTGGTAACGTAGGTGAAACATTAGTTAAGCACTTAGTAAACGCTGGTGCATTAGTTACAATTACCGATATTAGCCAAGAGCGTGTAGAAGAAGTTGCTAAAAAATACAATACAGAAATTTACATGGGCAACGATTTGTATACGTTAGATGTTGATATTTATGCACCTTGTGCATTAGGCGCAACTGTAAATAACGATTCAATTAGCAAATTAAAAGCACAAGTAATTGCTGGTGCAGCAAACAATCAGTTAGAAGTTGAAGCTGTTCATGGAAAAATGTTACAAGAAAAAGGTATTGTTTATGCACCCGATTTCTTAATTAATGCTGGTGGTATTATTAATGTTTTTGGCGAAATTGCTAAATATGGTTCAGACGAAGCTATTCGTAGAACCGAAAATATTTACAACACAACTTTAGATATTTTAAACCTTGCTAAAGATCAAAACATTACGCCAAACCAGGCTGCTATGAAAATGGCTGAACAACGTATTGAAAAGAAAAAACAAGAAAATAAATAA
- the nusB gene encoding transcription antitermination factor NusB — protein sequence MVNRRHIRSKVLQAIYAMTQNQSDQLDVYEKYLFNSLENIRELYLLMLSSLVELQKVEAEFLEVSAQKHLATPEEKNPNKKFINNLALTILVQSETLKNWTEELHINQFHVNDHYIKTLLQEIKTSDLYKQYMRNGVNKFAEDKEFVIKLFTDFIAPNEKIYEFLEDYKISWIDDIPVVNTAILKQLEGLKDENSYFKLNKVFKDDEDKDFAKQLFRKTALNADVFVKEYEDKTRNWELDRIAEVDTIILNLGVCELQKFPSIPVKVTINEYLELAKEYSTPKSSIFINGILDALVKKYREENKLNKIGRGLIE from the coding sequence ATGGTAAACCGCCGTCATATCCGTTCAAAAGTATTGCAAGCCATTTATGCAATGACTCAAAACCAATCTGATCAACTAGATGTATATGAAAAATATCTTTTCAACAGTCTAGAAAATATTCGTGAATTATACCTTCTAATGTTGTCATCGTTAGTAGAACTTCAAAAAGTTGAAGCAGAATTTTTAGAAGTATCGGCACAAAAACACTTAGCTACTCCCGAAGAAAAAAATCCTAACAAAAAATTCATTAATAACTTAGCGTTAACAATATTGGTTCAGTCTGAAACTTTAAAAAATTGGACAGAAGAACTACATATAAACCAATTTCATGTAAACGATCATTACATAAAAACCTTATTGCAAGAAATTAAAACCAGCGATTTGTACAAACAATACATGCGCAATGGTGTTAATAAATTTGCTGAAGACAAAGAATTTGTAATTAAGTTATTTACTGATTTCATTGCTCCAAATGAAAAAATTTACGAATTTTTAGAAGATTATAAAATTTCTTGGATTGATGATATTCCAGTTGTAAACACTGCGATCTTAAAACAATTAGAAGGCTTAAAAGACGAAAATAGTTATTTTAAATTAAATAAAGTTTTTAAAGACGACGAAGACAAAGATTTTGCAAAACAGTTGTTTAGAAAAACAGCTTTAAATGCCGATGTTTTTGTAAAAGAATATGAAGACAAAACCCGTAATTGGGAATTAGACCGTATTGCCGAAGTTGATACCATTATTCTAAATTTAGGTGTTTGTGAATTACAAAAATTTCCATCGATACCTGTAAAAGTAACAATTAACGAATATTTAGAACTTGCAAAAGAATATTCAACACCAAAAAGTAGTATATTTATCAACGGAATTTTAGACGCATTAGTTAAAAAATACCGCGAAGAAAATAAACTAAATAAAATAGGAAGAGGATTAATTGAATAA
- a CDS encoding DUF1573 domain-containing protein, producing the protein MKKLMLVAGFAALSLVACNKKEDASSRIGNNVTAAEPTATNNTPATTQPNAAAGAPETTATTANETPQNGYPKIAFNKTTHDFGDLKKGSKGEFEFIIKNEGTVDLVVIDAKASCGCTVPEKPTAPIKPGKSDKMKVVFSANSPGLQSKNITLTTNTQAGSEMLTIKANVIE; encoded by the coding sequence ATGAAAAAATTAATGTTAGTAGCGGGTTTTGCCGCTTTAAGTTTAGTTGCTTGTAATAAAAAAGAAGACGCATCGTCGCGCATTGGTAACAACGTAACAGCAGCAGAACCAACAGCAACAAATAACACACCAGCAACAACACAGCCAAATGCAGCAGCAGGAGCGCCAGAAACAACTGCAACAACAGCAAATGAAACGCCACAAAATGGTTATCCTAAAATTGCTTTCAACAAAACCACTCACGATTTTGGCGATTTAAAAAAAGGAAGCAAAGGTGAATTTGAATTTATTATTAAAAATGAGGGTACTGTAGATTTAGTAGTTATTGATGCTAAAGCTTCATGTGGTTGTACCGTTCCAGAAAAACCAACAGCACCAATTAAACCTGGGAAATCTGATAAAATGAAAGTAGTATTTTCTGCAAACAGTCCAGGTTTACAAAGTAAAAACATAACATTAACAACCAATACCCAAGCAGGTAGTGAAATGTTAACAATTAAAGCAAACGTAATTGAATAA
- the yajC gene encoding preprotein translocase subunit YajC, translated as MENLQQFLPFVLIMAAMYFLMIRPQQQRVKKEKEFESSLKVGDKIVTKAGIHGRISELAETTMVVETMAGKIKMEKAAISLDLSRKINASPVVEKN; from the coding sequence ATGGAAAATTTACAACAATTTTTACCCTTTGTATTAATAATGGCAGCAATGTATTTTTTAATGATACGCCCACAACAACAAAGAGTAAAAAAGGAAAAAGAATTTGAAAGCAGCTTAAAAGTAGGTGATAAAATTGTAACCAAAGCAGGCATCCACGGAAGAATTTCTGAACTTGCTGAAACTACAATGGTAGTTGAAACAATGGCTGGTAAAATTAAAATGGAAAAAGCAGCAATCTCTTTAGATTTAAGCAGAAAAATAAATGCTTCTCCTGTAGTTGAGAAAAATTAA
- a CDS encoding FAD-dependent oxidoreductase, producing MLTKNKDIAIAGAGLVGTLLGIYLKKKDYNVTVFDRSADIRKIKFSGRSINLAMSTRGWHALDKVGIGNAIRKIAIPMDKRAIHLKDGSLSFQPYGINGEAIYSISRGGLNRMMIDLAEKAGVQFQFNQKIWDINLDTATLYIAEDEHGPFEHHQYDQIFAADGAFSRIRHRMQRQNRFNYSQYFLNIGYKELTIPANEDGSHKIDPNSFHIWPRGEFMLIALSNDDGSFTCTLFMPFEGENSFEEINNEEKLTAFFAEYFSDTKDLIVDLKKDYFANPTSSLVTMQCYPWTYKDKVALIGDSAHAIVPFYGQGMNAGFEDITALSDLLDMFPNDVATVFKKYQEIRKPNADAIAELSYRNFMEMSSKTADANFLLQKKIEAWFTKMHPEKWLPLYDRVTFSLNPYEDALAIGDFQKSVMDEVMKLPNIHNNWQTKEVENLMLSLLNKNKADK from the coding sequence ATGCTTACAAAAAATAAAGATATCGCTATAGCGGGTGCCGGTTTGGTGGGAACACTTTTAGGCATTTATCTTAAAAAGAAAGATTATAATGTAACGGTTTTTGACCGTAGTGCAGATATTCGTAAAATAAAATTTTCTGGGCGTTCTATAAACTTAGCCATGTCAACACGCGGATGGCATGCTTTGGATAAAGTTGGCATTGGCAATGCAATTCGTAAAATAGCCATACCAATGGATAAACGCGCCATTCATTTAAAAGATGGTTCATTATCATTTCAGCCCTACGGTATTAATGGCGAAGCAATTTATTCTATTTCACGCGGTGGTTTAAACCGAATGATGATTGATTTAGCTGAAAAAGCAGGAGTTCAATTCCAATTCAATCAAAAAATTTGGGACATAAATCTTGATACCGCAACTTTATATATCGCCGAAGACGAACACGGACCTTTTGAACACCATCAGTACGATCAAATTTTTGCCGCCGATGGTGCTTTTTCGCGCATTCGTCACCGCATGCAACGTCAAAATCGTTTTAATTACTCGCAATATTTTTTAAATATAGGATATAAAGAGCTTACTATACCTGCAAACGAAGACGGTTCACATAAAATTGATCCTAATTCGTTTCATATTTGGCCGCGTGGTGAGTTTATGTTAATTGCTTTATCTAACGATGATGGTTCGTTTACTTGCACCTTATTTATGCCTTTTGAAGGTGAAAATTCGTTTGAAGAAATTAATAACGAAGAAAAATTAACAGCGTTTTTTGCCGAATATTTTTCTGATACAAAAGATTTAATAGTTGATCTTAAAAAAGATTATTTTGCAAATCCAACGTCGTCATTAGTAACAATGCAATGTTATCCATGGACATATAAAGATAAAGTGGCGTTAATAGGCGATTCGGCACATGCAATTGTACCTTTTTACGGACAAGGTATGAATGCTGGCTTTGAAGATATTACTGCTTTAAGTGATTTATTAGATATGTTTCCTAACGATGTTGCAACTGTATTTAAGAAATATCAAGAAATACGCAAGCCAAATGCCGATGCTATTGCTGAACTTTCGTACAGAAATTTTATGGAAATGAGTTCCAAAACGGCCGATGCTAATTTTTTACTACAAAAGAAAATTGAAGCATGGTTTACAAAAATGCATCCCGAAAAATGGTTGCCTTTGTATGACAGGGTAACTTTTAGTTTAAATCCTTATGAAGATGCTTTAGCAATTGGTGATTTTCAGAAAAGCGTAATGGACGAAGTAATGAAATTGCCTAATATTCACAACAATTGGCAAACTAAAGAAGTAGAAAATTTAATGTTAAGTTTACTTAATAAAAATAAAGCAGACAAATAG
- a CDS encoding helicase HerA-like domain-containing protein, with protein MDLENFKQTIKDGYTFKTDFITLGGAMANNQAIADLLINIPLKTLNRHGLIAGATGTGKTKTIQVLSEQLSNNGIPVLMMDIKGDFSGIAATGVKTPFIEERHAKMNLPFNPTAFPVELLTISKQNGVRLRATISEFGPVLLSRILDLNDTQGGVMSLIFKYCDDHQLPLLDLKDLKKVIQFITNEGKEDIEKEYGRVSTASTGAILRKLIELEQQDADLFFGETSFDINDLMRIDENGKGYVNILRLNDIQDKPKLFSTFMLCLLAEVYNTMPEQGDSGRPELVIFIDEAHLIFNEASKALLDQIETIVKLIRSKGIGLYFITQNPTDVPDGVLAQLGLKIQHALRAFTDKDRKAIKLASENFPSTPFYKTNEIITQLGTGEALVTVLNEKGIPTPLAVCMMQAPMSRMDVLQPNEIEDLIEKSTLTKKYNHVIDRESAYELLNKKIETIQEDQPETTTTKTTRSTTPKKEESYFAKQVIKVLTSATFLRGAFGVLTKILKK; from the coding sequence ATGGATTTAGAAAATTTTAAACAAACTATTAAAGACGGTTATACTTTTAAAACCGACTTTATAACTCTTGGGGGCGCAATGGCAAACAACCAAGCAATTGCAGACTTACTGATTAACATACCTTTAAAAACCTTAAACCGCCATGGTTTAATTGCTGGTGCTACTGGTACAGGTAAAACAAAAACCATACAAGTACTATCGGAACAACTATCAAACAACGGAATTCCTGTGTTGATGATGGATATTAAAGGTGATTTTAGCGGAATTGCAGCAACTGGTGTAAAAACACCTTTTATTGAAGAGCGCCATGCAAAAATGAATTTACCTTTTAATCCAACTGCCTTTCCTGTTGAATTATTAACCATATCTAAACAAAATGGGGTGCGTTTACGTGCTACAATTTCTGAATTTGGACCCGTTTTACTTTCGCGTATTTTAGATTTAAACGATACACAAGGCGGCGTTATGTCGTTAATTTTTAAATATTGCGACGACCATCAATTGCCTTTACTAGATTTAAAAGACCTTAAAAAGGTAATACAGTTTATTACAAACGAAGGTAAAGAAGATATTGAAAAAGAATACGGGCGCGTTTCAACCGCATCAACGGGTGCCATTTTGCGTAAACTTATAGAATTAGAACAGCAAGATGCCGATTTGTTTTTTGGAGAAACATCATTTGATATTAACGATTTAATGCGCATTGATGAAAACGGAAAAGGATATGTAAACATTTTGCGTTTAAACGACATACAAGATAAACCTAAACTTTTTTCAACCTTTATGTTGTGCCTTTTAGCCGAAGTGTACAATACGATGCCCGAACAAGGTGATAGCGGTCGTCCGGAATTGGTTATTTTTATTGATGAAGCTCATTTAATTTTTAACGAAGCCAGCAAAGCATTGTTAGATCAAATTGAAACTATTGTAAAATTGATTCGTTCAAAAGGAATTGGCTTGTATTTTATTACTCAAAACCCAACCGATGTGCCCGATGGCGTTTTAGCTCAATTAGGTTTAAAAATACAACATGCTTTGCGTGCTTTTACCGATAAAGACAGAAAAGCCATTAAATTGGCATCAGAAAATTTTCCTTCAACACCTTTTTATAAAACAAACGAAATTATTACCCAATTGGGTACTGGTGAAGCATTAGTAACTGTTTTAAATGAAAAAGGAATCCCTACCCCACTTGCTGTTTGCATGATGCAAGCACCAATGAGTAGAATGGATGTGTTACAACCTAATGAAATTGAAGATTTAATAGAAAAATCGACCTTAACTAAAAAATACAACCATGTAATTGATCGTGAAAGTGCGTATGAATTGCTAAACAAAAAAATAGAAACCATACAAGAAGATCAACCCGAAACAACCACTACAAAAACAACGCGAAGCACCACACCTAAAAAAGAAGAAAGTTACTTTGCAAAGCAAGTAATTAAAGTATTAACAAGTGCAACTTTTTTAAGAGGCGCTTTTGGTGTACTAACCAAAATTTTAAAAAAATAA